The genomic window ATAAATACGTGTTTTATTAGTATCATACACATTTACGTTGTAGGCTGTACTTTTTTCCAAACCTTCCACTTTAGCTTGACCAATTCTTATTTCTTCAGTTGTTAACTTACGACCAATTGAAGGAAGTAATTTGTCACTTGCAGGTGCAACAGAAATACTATCCACTGGATTCGCTACATCCATCTTCCAACTTACAGTTACATCCGTTTCGCTAATATTTACCTTCTCCACTTTGTTCAATATTTGGGCATAAGGCGGACGATCTTCTGTCAATGCGGCCGTATAACTCCATTGTGAATTGAATTTTGTATTGTTTTTATTGGCACGAACCCGAATGTAATACTGTGTTTTGTATGGAATATCATCCATCAAAATTTGTGTTTCGGTAAGGGTATAGGACTTGAACAAACTGGTATAGTAATTGTCCAAGTGCAATTCAACCGTGTAGGAATCAGCATCGTTTACTTTGTACCATACCAAAGCGATGGAATTACTTTTTACCAAAGGAGCCGCAAGTACAAACTTGGGTTGAAACAAATCGCCAACCTCATTGTATGCCAAATCATCTTCTTGACAAGAAGTAAACATTCCTCCAAGCATAATCATGCTGAAGAATGTTAAAATAAAAATTATTCTTTTTGAATTTTTCATACTATAAATAATTTAATAGTTAAAACCATAATAATTCTGAATATTCCCTCTATGATCAGTTATTACTTTAGATGGATAAGGGCATAAGTATCGCAAAGGCGCATTAGGATTTACCGATGCCGCATTATTGAAATTGATAAATCCTCTGAAACTCCATTTGATATCATTTCGTGGTTCATAAGCTTGGGAATCGCTATTTAACGAATACCAACTTGTAGCAAACACAAGTTCGTTGTAACCTGCTGGACGAGCTTGTATAATCGGATCAATTCCTTTGATGTCTAAAATAGTTCTACCTGCATTAGCTGGATCGGGGATGTTTTTCCAATATACACTTCCAGGAACTTCATTTAATCCAGGCACATAAGCTCCATTGGCTACTTTACCCCAGTTCACCAATTTATTATATTGGTTGTAAATTACTTCTCCAAATTTATTCCAGCGAGCCAAGTCAAACTTACGTTTGCTTTCGCCACCAAATTCCCAAGCACGCTCATCCATAATGGCTTGGAAAAACAAATCTGGCGACGATTTAGAATCAACATAGTTATCTACTTTTGCTGACCAATCTACTTTGTCAAATGCTCTGCGACGTACGCGTTTCAAACATTCGCGAGCATCATCACGTACACCAAAGCGTTCGTTTACTGCTTCGGCATACATCAATAAAACATCAGCAAATCGCATCCATGAATAATTGATACCAGTTGCACTTGTACTAGTACTACCAAGCGGTGCGGTCATATATAATTTTGACCATTTGGCAACAGCCAACTGTGCTAAATTTAATCGAATGGCTTGGTTCAGATTTAAGTCATACGAAAAAGGCGCACAGGTAATATCTCGTCTCAAATCAGTATTATCAAATGAGTACAAATAGGTTCCACACAAACTAAGACTTCCTGAAGCACTTCCGTAAGGATGATTTCCTTCTGCAATCGGAATACCAACGGCATATCCATATTCACCCGAGGAGTTTTTCAACAAGGGTAACGAAAACATAACGTCATCATTAACTGGTGTTTGCCAATTATTTTGTCCAATCCAAAAATCACGATAACTCAATTTTAGATCGTGTTGCTTCTCGTTTATTGCTTTGCCTAAATATTCGATGGCAATATCATAATACAATTCATGATTATCTCCACGAACCATTTGACCAATTTTAGAAGGATCGTTTAAATCTGGACGTAAAGCCCAACCTCCACGAGTAAGAGCAATTAATCCGATCAAACCTTGATTAAAACTTCTTGAGGCTTGTTCTGTACCATATTTTAGTTCACTAGGATATTGCATTAGTGGCTCAACAGATTTCAAATCAGCTATCAGAAATTCAAGAATTTTATTTCTATCGGTAACTCCTCCTGTAAAATCTTCTCCACCAGCAGATGATTTGGTACGAAACACCACGTCACCCCAAATGCGGATTAGGTCTAGATATACCATGGCACGAAGTGTTTTGACTTCACCATAAAGTTGGGTTATATTAGATGCTTTGTCTTTCTTGTCTGCTTGATATATAGCTGATTTTTCAATTCCTTCGATAACATCATTAGACATATTAATAATTTTGTACATCGCATTCCAAGTGGAATTCAAAGTAGTCCAATACGGTTTGGGTTCGTAACAAGCAATATCTGAACCGTTCACATTAACTGTATTTGTTGAAACACCCGACATCTCTACATCGGTATTCGGGTTAAATACAAAGGCAAGACGATTAGAATACGCATCGTTACTCAACATAAGGGTATATACGCCAGCAACTGCTGATCGTATTTCATTTTCGGTACTGAAAACTTCAGCTTCAGTAAAACCCGTTTCTGGTTGTACTTCCAAATAATCTTCGCAAGCAGTAAAACCAAGTGCAAAAGTTAATAGAAGACTTAATAATATCTTTTTCTTCATTTTTTTTAGATTTATAAATTAAAATGATAATTGTACTCCAAAAGTGTAATTTCTTGTTCTTGGATAAGCGTTATAATCAATGTTAGGGGTTAATCCTGTTTCTAAATTAACCTCTGGATCGTAGCCTGAATAATTAGTCCAAATAAATAAATTGGAACCCGTTGCATACAAACGAACTTTGTTAAAGAACATTTTTTTAGTTGAAGTAAAAGGAATTGTATAACCTAGAGAAAGCATACTTAATCGTAAAAAAGAACCATCTTCAACAGCATAAGACATGGCTATAGGACGACCAATTGAAGTTGGATTCCACATCGTAGCATTTTGATTGTACTGGCCTAAAATCTCTGGCGAATAGCGGAGATCATTCCCCATATCATCAAAGTTACGCCAACGATTTTCTGACGATACTTCCGATCCTAAATTATTTTGGTTGTTTTGATACCAAGAAGTCATCATAATTTTATTGGCATTGTACACATCAAAACCATATACGAAATTGAAAAAGCTAGTTAGGTCAAAATTTTTCCAAACTGCATTAAATCCGAATCCACCTGAAAAATTGGGATTGGTATCCCCAATAACTTGTCTGTCTTGATCACCAATTACATAAGTGTTTGCATCTGTTTCGTCCACAGGAGTCAACTTTTTGAACTTGGCATTTCCTGGACGTGGATCGCCCGAAAGGTTTTTGGAGTTTGCCACACCTTCTTTTAGTTTCCAAACTCTAGTTAATGGATCGAAGGAATCAAAATCATCCATGGTATAAAAACCATCATTTACAAAACCGTAAATCAATCCTTTTGTACCTCCAACATAAGCACGATAATCATCATCATTTAGCAATTGTGTGCCTGCCCATCCGGAACTAAGAATCCATTCGTTCTCACCGCTTGAAAGGGCATCAATTTTATTTTTGTTGTATCCAATATTGAAATTCAAATCCAGTTGAAAATCTTTTTTCTGTATCACACCCGCAGTGATACCAAAATCAATTCCTTTATTGGATGTTTGTCCTACATTGGTCATAATTTTATTAAAGCCTGATACTCCAGCAATATCAGATGGCACCAACAAATCTTTAACGGTATTTTTATAAAATTCGATATTACCTGTAAGACGATCTTTGAAGAACCCAAAATCAAAACCAAGATTTGTAGAATAAGTTGTTTCCCATTTCACTTCTGGATTACTTAAAAAATTGCCATTATAAAAATTATAATAAGAATGATCTGTTTCGCCCCAACCCACTGAACGATTTCGGGAAACACCATAATATTTAGCATACAAATCGCCACTAATTCTATCGTTACCAGAAACACCATAGCTCAAACGCATTTTCAAATTTGAAACGGTTTTGCTGTCTTTCAAGAAATCTTCGCTAGACATTTTCCAAGCTACTGCTGCTGCTGGAAAAGCTCCCCAACGATTTTCAGGACCAAATTTTGTAGAGCCATCAGCACGAATAGTAAAGGTGGCAATGTATTTATCATTATAAGCATAATTGGCACGACCGAAGAAAGATGAAATTCTATTTGGCGAACCTGCTGTAGAACCGTTTTCATAAGGTGTTCCTAAAGCAAGATTATTTAAAGCTTTTTCTCCTGATATCGTTTCTGGAAAATATCGAGTTTTATAATATTTGCTAACGCTGCTTTGGTCTTTCATTTCTTGACCTAACATAAATTGAAAATCATGAACGGTATTGTGCTTAAAATTATAATTTAAAACATTGGTCATTTGCCAACGAGGACTTTGAGTGCTTCCCCACTGTACTACTGGTTGATTATTGTTAGCATTTGCAGTACCAGTATCTGTACCCCAGAAGCGACCGTCTTCTTCGTATTGGTATTGGAAGCCAAAGGAGCTACGAAAGCTTAAACCATCAATAATATTCCAAGTCAATGCGCCAACTGTATTAAAAGTACGTGAATTACGATTGCGATAATTTTTTTCAGCTGCCTCTATTGGATTAAACCGTGTAATAGGTTGATAATCTTCAGGGTCAAAATAAGTATTGTCTTCAGGCAGTGTCATGTATTCTTGCAAACCAAGTGTTGGTGCTTGACGCAGTGCATCCAGTAGGCTAACACCTTCAGTACCTGAACCTTCAATAGTTCGGTCTATAAAACGAGATTGGTATTCAAACGTAAATTTGTCGGATAATTTAGTAGTAAGCATAAAGTTCATATTGGTTTGCTTCATACCTGTTCCTACTAATACTCCAGGCTGATCCTGATTCACTACGGCAAACTTGTATTTCGTTTTTTCGCTACCACCGCTAAGATTAAAATCAAGGTATTTAACGATTGGATTAGTGCCAAAGATTTCATCCTGCCAATCAACTCCCTTTTCGCCTTGATAAATATACAATTCATTGGCACGCCCGTATCTGTTGAAGAAAGCAGTTGGATTTGAACTACGTCCGCGTTCGTACTCATATTGCATCAAAGTAAACTCATAAGGATCCATCACATCCAGATGATTCGAAAGCGTTTTCATCTGCATATAACTATTTACGCTTACTGATATTTTTCCTGCTTTCGGTTTTTTAGTCGTAATTACAACTACACCATTAGCTCCTCGAGCACCATATATGGCAGTTGATGCAGCATCTTTTAATACATCTATCGATTCAATATCCGTTGGTGGAATATCATTTATGTTAGCAACCTCAAATCCATCCACCAAAAACAAAGGAGAATTATCTTGAGTAATAGAACCTCCTCCACGAACTCTAATCATAATTTCAGCACCCGGAGAACCATCTGCTGAAGTAACCTGAACCCCAGGTAATCTTCCTACCAATGCTTCGGCGACAGAACTGGTTGGGACTTTTTCTAATGTAGTCCCTTTTATACTAGAAACGGCACCGGTCAGATTTCCACGTTTTTGTGTTCCGTAACCAATTACCACTACTTCATTCAATTCACTTGTCGATTCTTTCATTTCGATAACAATTCCAGAAGTACGCCCTTTTAAAGGCACAGTAACATCTTCCATACCTATAAATTTAACCACCAATACAGCTGTGTTGGGATCCTTTACTCTTATAGAAAATTTACCATCCATATCACTGGAAGTGTTGCTATTTTCGTTTTTTACTATGATTGTTGCAGATGGAATCGAGCCTATTTTATCTCGCACTACACCCGTTACGGTTACCAATTTTTGAGCGTAACCACTAGCTGTCAATAACAAGAGGGCTAAAACGCTCACGATATGTTTTTTTATCGTCATAACTACTATATTATTATTTAGATTTATTTTTAGAACTTTTCATTATCTAGACTTTATTTGACCATTATTTCACCGTTAATGGTCACTACATAATCTTTAATAATTGCAGTATTTGGATCATTCAAATTAAAATCAATGTTGGTAACTCCGTTTGGTAAAATTGGAAAGCTACCCTCAAATTCTTTTGTATTAATAACAACTGAATCTGCATTTAGAAATTCTATTTTAACACGAACATTATTTGCTTCGTCATCGGTTTGGAATACAATAAAATCGTCTAAATAGTTTACTCCTCCAGAAGTTGTTTTTTTAGATCTCGCTACCGAGATATCCTCTTTGACAAAAGTTTCATCAACAGGTTTGTATCCACTTCGTTTTACAAAAACAGTTGTTTTTATGGTCGAATAACTTGGATCTCCTACAATATCTTTAGCTTTCAATCGCAAGGTTCCGGTTCTGGTTAAGATATTCATCGTAAGGGTATCTGCAAATGGAGAAGCATAAGGCATCGCCGCCGACATATTTACCTTTTGATCGGCATTGACTGCTTGAGGAACGACCAAGTCTTTTAGATTAACAGGTGAAGTAACCATTTGCGCTGGAATGTCAGTAGCTATAAAACTGTAGCTACCATTTTCGAGAGCAAAACGATAGTGTGAGCTATAGTTTCCAAAATAATCACCGTTATCTTTATAAATAAAAATAGGTAATGTTGTAATACCTGTATTCAATCGCCATGGTTCCCCATTCAATTGAATCTTATAATCTCTAACAACTGAAGTGTCATATTTTATTTCATCTTCAGCACAAGCAATAGTCAATAAAGCTAGTAGTCCATAACCAAGGATCCTATTTATTATCTTTTTCATAGTACAGAATTTAAAAATTGAAATTCTTTAATAGATACTGATAATCGAGGTAATTTTATCAATTTATCCCTTTGATTGCATGACACTAATGACTGGACAGAAGTGTTAAATTGTTTCATAAGCTTATTTTTTAGTTAGTTATTATCAAGTCTTTTTAGACTTATGGTTAGAGGACAAAACTAGATAGATGGAATCCTAATGGAGTGTACATATTGCTTTTCGACAAGGGGGTAATTGCTATTTTTACCAATAAATTAACGAATCAATAAATAATTAAGGTATTTTTTTTACTATGTGAAAATTTAAAAAGACAAATATATTTTTAACGCAAATTCAGTTTATAGAAAACGAAAAAGGAAAATTGGGCTAATCAGGTTAATTTTTTGCACAAAAAAAACAGAGACAAAAGCCTCTGTTTAAGTAGAATTTAATAGGTGATTATCTAGCGATGCAATTGGCGGTATTCAGCTGGGGTAGCATTGAATTTAGTCTTGAAACATTTTCCAAAATATTTTAAATCATTAAAACCAACTTCAAAACAAATTTCCTTGATCAGCATATCTTCGTTTTTGATTAATTCTGCAGCTGCATTCAATCGCATATCACGAATAAATAATACTGGGGAAACTCCAGTTATACTTTTAAGTTTATTAAAAAAACTAGCCCTAGACATATACATTAGTTTTCCTAATTCATCTACCGAAAAATCAGATTTTGATATGTTTTCGTTCACAAATTGAATTACCTGCTGCATAAATTTATGATCTTTGTTAGAAATTTGCAGTGGTTTTACTTCTGAAATTTCAGCAATATCACCTGTAGAATACAATTTTTGAAGAAGCATTCGCTGTTCTAAAACATTCTTTACTCTTGCTTTCAAAAAACTTACATTAAATGGCTTGGTCAAATAATCATCAGCACCATATTCTAACCCTTCTAATTTGCTTTCAATGGCTGTTTTTGCGCTAAGCAAAATCACTGGAATATGACTCGTAGCGATGTTATTCCTAATTGACTTGAGCATTTCTATACCATCCATTTGAGGCATCATAATGTCACTAATAATGAAATTTGGGGATAAATTTTCAGCTTTCAAATGTCCTTCAATTCCATTTTTTGCCACATAAATAGTGTATTCCTCTTCTAGCACAGAAACAATAAAATTCCTCAATTCAGGATCATCTTCTACAATTAGACCCACTGGTTTGCCTTGCTTTACTTCTTCTACTATTTCTTCAACAGCTTCGTTTTTTTCAATAGCAATTTCGTCTATTATAGGTTTTTCAGCTTCTTCAAATAATAGCGTTGCATCTTCATTAAAATGACTATATCCTTTTAAAAAGTAAATTTGAAAACTACTGCCTTTGCCCGACACGCTATCTACTACGATATTGGCACCATGCTTATCGACTAAATCTTTGACTATCGAAAGTCCAAGACCCGTACTCGGATTATTAGGATTTTCATTGTAATTAGAAAAACGTACAAACAATCGTTTTTGAACAGCTGGATTAATGCCAGGTCCGTTATCTACAACCTTTAGTACAACTTGTTTGTCCAATTCTTCCACAATCACTTCAATGGTATCTCCTTTTTTGCAATATTTAAAAGCATTTGAAATTAGATTGACCAAAATTTTATCCAAACTATCTGCATCAGCCCATACAATTGGCGATGATGTCTTTACATTTACATCTAAACGAATCTCACTTTGGCTACTTATTTCCCTAAAATTTTCACATACTTTAGCAGTAAATTTACCTAAATCTATTGCTCTGACTTCCATTTTTCTATTTTGAATTCTTCTTAAATCCAAAATTTGATTCACCAAATTCAACAATCGGTTACTACTTCTTTCAATTCCTTGGAGTTGGGTTTTAACCGAATCTGGAATACTTATGTCAGAAAGCATTTTCTCTAAAGGAGCAGTAATCATGGTAAGCGGAGTTCGTATTTCATGTGAAATATCAGTAAAAAACTTGAGCTTCAATTCAGAAACCTCGTGTTCAATTTGCACCTCGTTTCGCAGCTTGATTATGGTCAAAAAAATACGTCTAAACAACATAAAAAGACCAACAGCCAATATGACATAACAAACCAAAGCCAAATTAGTCCACCAAATCGAAGGGAGAATAGTAATGTTTATTTTTCTTTCGTTATTCATCCACAAATTGTGATTGTTAGTAGAAGCTAGTAAAAGGGTATATTTTCCTCGGCTTAAATTGGTATAATTAATAGATTGTCCTCCTTTGATGTAATTCCAGCCCTCATCGATACCTTCTAGCTTATAGCGATAGACTATGTTTTCATTTTTAATATAATCTAGAGCCGAAAATTGAACTCTAAAAAAATTCTGGTTGTGTTCTAAAACTACTTCTTTTAACAAATCGGGATCAGTAGCAGTTTCTGGATATAGTTCATTTAATTCTTTATTATTGACAGCAAATCCAGTTATTGCTAAATAAGGTTTAAATGTTAACGGTTTTATATTTTCAGGTCTAAAACAAACCGCTCCATCAGAATAACCCAAAACAATTTCACCATTAGCAAGGCGACATTTCGTGGCTTCTGAAAAAATTTCGTTGCCTATAATCGATTTTAATTCAGGAAAAGTTTCTGCCGTGTTTTTTTCAAGATCAAACCGAACGACTTGATTATCTGCCATCAACCACATTTTTCCAGATTTGTCTTCTTGAATAGCTACCACTTCATCCAGAGGAAAGCCTATAGTTTCTGCTCCAAAGGATTGAATCTTTGGTTCTTGTTTTTTATTCAAATCAACCAATAGAATTCCTTTTCCGTTAGTTGCCAATGCCAATCTGTTTTTTGAAGTAACCACAATATCCAAAATATCATTGCCTGCAACTTGCGGAAATTCTTTAAATTGTAAATTAGCAGTAGCTTTGTTTTCTCCTGAAAAAGAGAACAATTTATATGAAGAAATAAAAAACAATTGATGGTCTTTATTTTCAACAATAGAGCGGACTCTATCTGCTGATTTTATGGGATAATTTTTCCATTCGTTTCGATAATTAATAAAACGAATTCCTTTGTTTGACTCCTGAATCAGATTTACACCGCCTCCCCAAGTAGTCAAATAAATTTTGCCCGAAGCTGCCTGAAAAATTCTATAAATTTTATCCGAACTGATACTGTATCGATCCCGTTCATTGTACTTGTAATGGATGACTTTATAATTAAACGGTTGTTCCTTTGGTATCAGACAAAATAATCCATTCCCTTTCGTTCCCAACCAAATTCTACCTTTGTTGTCCTCCAACATGTGATATATATCTGAGCCCCATTCTGGACTATTGGCAGATAAAGTACCATCGGCTCCGAGCATACCAATTTTATTTTTTCTCGAATCCATTAAAGTTACTTTTTGAGAACGACAAGCCAACCAAAGATTCCCTCTTCTGTCTTGCATTAAACTCCTGACATTATTTTTTTTTCTATCTCCAAAAGAGTCTAATTTTAAAATCGAAAAATTATGGTTGTTAAAAGTCATTAAATCCAAACCTTTTCGATAAGAGCAAAACCACATATTTCCTGACTTATCTAATGTTACTGCATGCATCACATCAGAAACCTCTTCTACAGATTCTTTCATGCAATGCGAAATAGAAAATAATTTGTCCTGTTGTTTATCCCAGTAAGACAATGCTCCTCCTTTGGGTTGAATCCAAACTGTTCCATTAGGTGCAGTCAATAAAAATGTTTTTCGATCTCCGCCAACTATTGTAGGATCAGTAGAATTAGACTGTAAGTACTTTAATTTTCGGGTTGTTAAATCAAATTTATAAATTCCAGAAGCCGAGGTTTCAAACCAAAATTCTCTAGAATGAGTCAATCCCATGTATTTGATATTTTCATTCGGAAATCCTGCTGTGGTTTTACTATTATAGACATCCAATTTTCCTGATTTTATGTCATAATAACAAATGCCTTCAGTTTTAGTTACAATAAGTACTTTGCCGCCATTAACATATTTAATTTTAACGATACCCGAATTAATTCCAAGTTGTACATCAAAAAATGTACTTGCCTTTTTAGAATAACGACTAATTTTTCCGTTAGCACCTCCAAACCACAGTTCATCATTTAACTCAATGACAGTACTAAATGAGTATGATTTTCCTGAAAGTCGAGTCATATTGAAAAAGAAATATTCAGGTTTTACTGCTCCTTTTTTCAACTTACAAATTCCTAAATCGGTCAAAAACCAGGTTGTACCTGTGGTATCTTCAAAGACATCGTTAATCTTGCTTCCTCGAAGTTTTTTCGAATCAAAAACAATTTGTCTTATAGTATTATTGGTTTCTAGGGCAATTAAGCGATTTTTGTTTTCTGGAAACAGCCATACTCTTCCAGAAGAAACCAGTTTAAAGTTATGAAAAGAAACATTCGAATGCTCTTTGGATTGACTTCCCAATGGATAGTGAAATTTTAGATTTTTAGTATCAAAATAATAAACTTCCTCTCTTTCAGACTTGGTCCAAATTCGTCCGCTTTTATCAAATTTGAAACTCGAAACACGGTTGGATGACAGATTTAATTTTCCTCTTTCTACTACCTCAAAATTTTGAAAAGAATTACCGTCATATCGAATAAGTCCATTATAAGTTCCCAACCAAATAAATCCTTTTACATCCTGTTGAATATCG from Flavobacterium eburneipallidum includes these protein-coding regions:
- a CDS encoding RagB/SusD family nutrient uptake outer membrane protein, producing MKKKILLSLLLTFALGFTACEDYLEVQPETGFTEAEVFSTENEIRSAVAGVYTLMLSNDAYSNRLAFVFNPNTDVEMSGVSTNTVNVNGSDIACYEPKPYWTTLNSTWNAMYKIINMSNDVIEGIEKSAIYQADKKDKASNITQLYGEVKTLRAMVYLDLIRIWGDVVFRTKSSAGGEDFTGGVTDRNKILEFLIADLKSVEPLMQYPSELKYGTEQASRSFNQGLIGLIALTRGGWALRPDLNDPSKIGQMVRGDNHELYYDIAIEYLGKAINEKQHDLKLSYRDFWIGQNNWQTPVNDDVMFSLPLLKNSSGEYGYAVGIPIAEGNHPYGSASGSLSLCGTYLYSFDNTDLRRDITCAPFSYDLNLNQAIRLNLAQLAVAKWSKLYMTAPLGSTSTSATGINYSWMRFADVLLMYAEAVNERFGVRDDARECLKRVRRRAFDKVDWSAKVDNYVDSKSSPDLFFQAIMDERAWEFGGESKRKFDLARWNKFGEVIYNQYNKLVNWGKVANGAYVPGLNEVPGSVYWKNIPDPANAGRTILDIKGIDPIIQARPAGYNELVFATSWYSLNSDSQAYEPRNDIKWSFRGFINFNNAASVNPNAPLRYLCPYPSKVITDHRGNIQNYYGFNY
- a CDS encoding SusC/RagA family TonB-linked outer membrane protein, which gives rise to MTIKKHIVSVLALLLLTASGYAQKLVTVTGVVRDKIGSIPSATIIVKNENSNTSSDMDGKFSIRVKDPNTAVLVVKFIGMEDVTVPLKGRTSGIVIEMKESTSELNEVVVIGYGTQKRGNLTGAVSSIKGTTLEKVPTSSVAEALVGRLPGVQVTSADGSPGAEIMIRVRGGGSITQDNSPLFLVDGFEVANINDIPPTDIESIDVLKDAASTAIYGARGANGVVVITTKKPKAGKISVSVNSYMQMKTLSNHLDVMDPYEFTLMQYEYERGRSSNPTAFFNRYGRANELYIYQGEKGVDWQDEIFGTNPIVKYLDFNLSGGSEKTKYKFAVVNQDQPGVLVGTGMKQTNMNFMLTTKLSDKFTFEYQSRFIDRTIEGSGTEGVSLLDALRQAPTLGLQEYMTLPEDNTYFDPEDYQPITRFNPIEAAEKNYRNRNSRTFNTVGALTWNIIDGLSFRSSFGFQYQYEEDGRFWGTDTGTANANNNQPVVQWGSTQSPRWQMTNVLNYNFKHNTVHDFQFMLGQEMKDQSSVSKYYKTRYFPETISGEKALNNLALGTPYENGSTAGSPNRISSFFGRANYAYNDKYIATFTIRADGSTKFGPENRWGAFPAAAVAWKMSSEDFLKDSKTVSNLKMRLSYGVSGNDRISGDLYAKYYGVSRNRSVGWGETDHSYYNFYNGNFLSNPEVKWETTYSTNLGFDFGFFKDRLTGNIEFYKNTVKDLLVPSDIAGVSGFNKIMTNVGQTSNKGIDFGITAGVIQKKDFQLDLNFNIGYNKNKIDALSSGENEWILSSGWAGTQLLNDDDYRAYVGGTKGLIYGFVNDGFYTMDDFDSFDPLTRVWKLKEGVANSKNLSGDPRPGNAKFKKLTPVDETDANTYVIGDQDRQVIGDTNPNFSGGFGFNAVWKNFDLTSFFNFVYGFDVYNANKIMMTSWYQNNQNNLGSEVSSENRWRNFDDMGNDLRYSPEILGQYNQNATMWNPTSIGRPIAMSYAVEDGSFLRLSMLSLGYTIPFTSTKKMFFNKVRLYATGSNLFIWTNYSGYDPEVNLETGLTPNIDYNAYPRTRNYTFGVQLSF
- a CDS encoding hybrid sensor histidine kinase/response regulator transcription factor, with protein sequence MKRNTIVTFFCLIFQLCCAQPFGVLRHFSHDAKLSQSHILDIQQDVKGFIWLGTYNGLIRYDGNSFQNFEVVERGKLNLSSNRVSSFKFDKSGRIWTKSEREEVYYFDTKNLKFHYPLGSQSKEHSNVSFHNFKLVSSGRVWLFPENKNRLIALETNNTIRQIVFDSKKLRGSKINDVFEDTTGTTWFLTDLGICKLKKGAVKPEYFFFNMTRLSGKSYSFSTVIELNDELWFGGANGKISRYSKKASTFFDVQLGINSGIVKIKYVNGGKVLIVTKTEGICYYDIKSGKLDVYNSKTTAGFPNENIKYMGLTHSREFWFETSASGIYKFDLTTRKLKYLQSNSTDPTIVGGDRKTFLLTAPNGTVWIQPKGGALSYWDKQQDKLFSISHCMKESVEEVSDVMHAVTLDKSGNMWFCSYRKGLDLMTFNNHNFSILKLDSFGDRKKNNVRSLMQDRRGNLWLACRSQKVTLMDSRKNKIGMLGADGTLSANSPEWGSDIYHMLEDNKGRIWLGTKGNGLFCLIPKEQPFNYKVIHYKYNERDRYSISSDKIYRIFQAASGKIYLTTWGGGVNLIQESNKGIRFINYRNEWKNYPIKSADRVRSIVENKDHQLFFISSYKLFSFSGENKATANLQFKEFPQVAGNDILDIVVTSKNRLALATNGKGILLVDLNKKQEPKIQSFGAETIGFPLDEVVAIQEDKSGKMWLMADNQVVRFDLEKNTAETFPELKSIIGNEIFSEATKCRLANGEIVLGYSDGAVCFRPENIKPLTFKPYLAITGFAVNNKELNELYPETATDPDLLKEVVLEHNQNFFRVQFSALDYIKNENIVYRYKLEGIDEGWNYIKGGQSINYTNLSRGKYTLLLASTNNHNLWMNNERKINITILPSIWWTNLALVCYVILAVGLFMLFRRIFLTIIKLRNEVQIEHEVSELKLKFFTDISHEIRTPLTMITAPLEKMLSDISIPDSVKTQLQGIERSSNRLLNLVNQILDLRRIQNRKMEVRAIDLGKFTAKVCENFREISSQSEIRLDVNVKTSSPIVWADADSLDKILVNLISNAFKYCKKGDTIEVIVEELDKQVVLKVVDNGPGINPAVQKRLFVRFSNYNENPNNPSTGLGLSIVKDLVDKHGANIVVDSVSGKGSSFQIYFLKGYSHFNEDATLLFEEAEKPIIDEIAIEKNEAVEEIVEEVKQGKPVGLIVEDDPELRNFIVSVLEEEYTIYVAKNGIEGHLKAENLSPNFIISDIMMPQMDGIEMLKSIRNNIATSHIPVILLSAKTAIESKLEGLEYGADDYLTKPFNVSFLKARVKNVLEQRMLLQKLYSTGDIAEISEVKPLQISNKDHKFMQQVIQFVNENISKSDFSVDELGKLMYMSRASFFNKLKSITGVSPVLFIRDMRLNAAAELIKNEDMLIKEICFEVGFNDLKYFGKCFKTKFNATPAEYRQLHR